The Astatotilapia calliptera chromosome 19, fAstCal1.2, whole genome shotgun sequence DNA segment CTACACCCGACCAGACCTTCCAACTGCAGATTCACAGCCCTCCATTGACCACCAGGCCATGGCAGCAGCTGCGTTTGGTAAGAATGTAGTCCATTCTTTTTTTGAATTAGAATTCGCAGGATTTACTTCACTGTCattcttttaatttatattaataaaaaaaaaaaaaaaatcttacttcTATATCTTGTTGTTATAGCTGCACCAGGTATAATCTCAGCCTCTCCCTATGGTGGTGCTCATGCCTTCCCCCCAACCTTTGCTATTCAGCAGGCAGGTcagtacaaaaaaatatatttcctgCTATTCTGATTCGAATGTCTGTATTTCAGTAGTTTATTCAGATGTACATATAGCAGATAATCTTCATGATTAAATTATTTCTCAGGTTTTTATCTACGGATTGCATTGAGTTGAGAGTAATTTGTGGTTTACTGCTCTTAGGTCTCTCAGTACCCGGTATTCCTAGTGCCTTGGCGTCCCTCGGTGTGGGCCACACTGGCATGGCGGCGGCAGCAGCGGCCGCTAGCCGGCTCGGCCTGTCAGGGCTTGCTGCCGCTGGGGGCCACAATGTCTTGTTGGTCAGCAATCTGAACCCTGAGGTCAGTACACATGCTATTAAACAGCTCTACTacctttgcttttgttttagttCAGTGCTGAGCTTCATTCAACAGTTACATTGCCTTTTGTTTACACTTTGGCTTGTGGATCCACTTGATCAAATGAAACGAATGTTTTTACGCCTCATGTCTTACCACTTCACGTGATTGCACGAGGAACTACCCTTACCACTATTTTTAATTGCAAGGGGGTCATTAAGTCAAAACCTCTTCCCTTTCAGGACCTCTCTGTGTTTGACCAAACCTGCTGCGTTTCTGCCCTGCCACTTTGCTCACTGTGAATTTTAAGTTTATTCAAAAAactaacttcttttttttgtgttttctttaaagaaaacttACCATTTCATATCTTCATTTTTGTCCATTAGTTAAAATCATTCTTGAGTTGTTGGGGAGACAATATTACTTTTTTGGTCTTGTtttaaagcaacacatcatgtaCATTATTCTCGTTAATAGTGTATAAATATACAAGTAGTCTTTAAGCTCATTACATTTACTGTAGTTAATGTAGTCAATACACTTAGTTTGGTTATTTAAGTATTCTGTTTAAGTTCTTCGAGAATTATTAAAATTGATGCTCAgaattttgttttatatcatTCTCTACGTAATCTAAACAAAcatgacatttaatttaaaagtacATATTGTCTCTGCCTTTTTTCCTGTATTTCAttgttaatctttttttctcttctctttctcctagTGTTCCCATAGTGACAGTGCATTTTAATTTAGCCAGTTCTACTGTCTGAAGCACTACATTTCTTTGTGTATACtgaccttgttttgtttttttacttccttttctctctctcctttctgtcCCCCTAAtccctctttttgttttttttgtttgtttttttttaacccctcaCTTTAAATCTTGCCAACTGACTGCACGCCCCATGACCAATTgttccctctctcctcctgtcactCCTCTGTTATTTACTACTGTAACCACCTCCTTCCATCCACCCAACCCTTTTTCCTTACCCTTACCATTATCCCTAATTTGGAaatcccccaccaccaccaccaccacaaattGAAAACGCATACACTACATTGGCACCTCTTTGACACcctgattttcattttattttattttatttttttgccatgATCTACCTCTCCAtcatctttcttcccccccaTCCTCACATTTCTCTTCATCCTCTTATGCTATTCAAATCCTTCTCCTCTCTTCATTCTCTTCGTCCCTCATGCCTCTCCTTCCTCCATGGTACTGTGGCCTTCCTGTGGACCTCGCTGCCTGTGGCCTGCGGACATGTCCCGACTCCACTCCACTGTCCTCCACTCCGCTCCGTCTCTTTTCCCCTGTCCCCTGTTCCCTCTCCCCTTTTTGGCCCCCTGCCCCGCTGCTCCCTCCTGCTGTCTCTAAAGAGCGTTACGCCACACTGCCTCTTTATTCTTTTCGGTACGTTATCATCCTTTCATCTCCTTTTTTTATTACTACTGTTACCTGGCAAGGTGGGCATGTCTTGTCTCATGTTgttggcttttatttatttttaaccactGATGGCTCATCATCAGAGTACAGGGCTATGGCGGGTGGGGGTGTCTGTTTGAGGGTTTGTATGACCTGTTTTGGTTGTTGTGGGTTTGTGTGAGAAAAGTATGGTGAGAATGCCACAAAGCTGcagcatttcatttaatttttaaaagctaTGATACTTGTCCATGGGCAAAAAACATTTGCACTTTTCCCATCTTCAAAGAGCAAAGCCCTTCAATGTAAATATTGCCCCGCTAAATAGAAATGTGGGAATGATTTTGTTTGGCAATGAGGCAGGAGGCTGATCTAAATTTTAAAGCATCACCATAAAGAAGAGGATAAAAGTCAAACCTTTACTGGTTCTTCACCAGCCAAATTTAGCCATAAAAAGTGGTcaaatttcatttttacatgctgattgtttttcagtgattctctctctctgctgcactAGAATGATGaaatgctgcagctttttttgtGATTATGGGTTGACATAATCTCAGGATTATGTCACAGTTTTATTCTCTTGCAGTTTTTCTCAGTTATTCAAATGTAGGTATGTGCATGTTTAGATTATTTCTGCATGTCTCTGTTTAGACCCTCAAGTTTGGGAAGTAATCAACTCTATCTTCACAGTAGAGCAATCAAATTGATCACTACTACTCATTTTACTAATCTTTGATTTTTGTCTTCAAATCACGATTTCTCCCCTCTTAAGGCATTTTAGCATCCATGTGTAGTTAGTTTTAAGAGGGCTTATGTAGGAATGGTTACAGGACACCCATGCAGAATTGAACGTAAAGATTCTAGAATAGCCTAACAGTAACTTCAATCACACTGTTTCCTTAGGCTTAGTGTGACTATTTATATCTGATTTGATGGtttaaattgttgttgttgctgtgattGACTGTGTGGCTCCTGGTTTAGGCATGATGCGTGTAGCATTTGCTGGACTTGCATTGTGATGCTTTTCCCCTTCCTCCTTAGGTGTGTATGGCGATGTGATGAGAGTGAAGATCCTGTTCAATAAAAAGGAGAATGCTCTAATCCAGATGTCTGATGGCACACAGGCTCAACTAGGTAGCGACGCTGCAGCcctacaaaacacaattttctgtCTTTGATCTACcactttcatcttttttttctttttttcctcctcacatTATTATACTGTGCATTGTTTGGAGCCTTTGCTTAAAAGGGTAATTCAGCTCCTCCTGTGATAGATGGCTGATTATCTGCTTATTGTTGTGGCTGTTTAGAGTTAAATTAAGTGATGGAGAATGTGCTAACAAATGGTGTGTTGAAACCATGTTTATGTGACTTATGTTTTTCAGCTATGAGCCACCTGAATGGCCAGCGTCTTCATGGCAGGGCCATGCGTGTGACGTTGTCAAAACACACAACAGTGCAGCTTCCCAGAGAAGGCCACGAGGACCAGGGCCTCACAAAGGATTTCAGCAACTCTCCACTGCACCGTTTTAAGAAGCCTGGCTCCAAAAACTACTCCAACATTTTTCCACCCTCTGCAACACTCCACCTCTCCAACATACCGTGAGTGTTAACCTTGGCGTCATTTCTGCTCTAACCCAGCAACCTTTTGCACAGTAAGCTTTTTCCTTCAGGTGTTCGTGACATTATTTCTCAGTATGTGGAGGAGGGGGTGGCTTTTATATTTAATCATGCCTTGTTGTTTTACAACTTCAGACACAGAAACCTGCAGCTTAGTAAACAAACATAAACCTACAAAGCTTTTTAACTTCTCTGCTGTTTTGCTTTCAGGCCTTCTGTGGTGGAGGATGATCTCAGGAGGCTATTTGCCAGCTCAGGAGCAACAGTCAAGGCCTTCAAGTTCTTTCAGTAAGTTTTAGTCCATTTAAACCCAATTTTctcaaattgtttgttttttgcggCTGAGTTCTTCTTTCTTCAGAACACTCTACAGCAGCTCTTGGTTAAATTGCCTGCTTTAAATTAAGGTTGTAAAGTGTTGGCCTTTTTAGTCTGATAGACACATGAACTAAACCTAGTTTTGAGAGTACAACAAAGCAAATGGtgaaaaacccacacacaagTGCGCTGGATCTTACACTTTGAGAACAAATTgttcaaattttttattttttttattttactttaacagAAAAGATCGCAAGATGGCTCTGATTCAGATGGGCTCAGTCGAGGAGGCAATAGAGTCCCTCATCGAGTTCCACAACCATGATCTGGGGGAAAACCACCATCTTCGAGTgtccttctccaagtccaccaTCTGAGTGCCTTTCCTTTCATCCTCCAAGTCTGTTGCCATCTGAATGCTACCACTCTTGAGGTTGCAATCAGTGGAAATGGCCACCATTACCTATTTATAGCTGTTTCTTTTGATGAATGTTGCCCCTTTCACAACAAATCATTCACCGTCATTAATAGGTTCAACATTGTTTATTCATTGTGATTCTCTTCTAAGCTTaagaaaatggggggggggacaaCTTAATTTTTTGTTGGTTGATGTTGTAAAGTCTTAAGTTGATGTCAaagctttttaaattaaagtgtaGAAAAATGACTGACATAAACTGGTAGATGACTTCCGTAGAGCTATTGACTTTTCAAAGTGGGGAAAGCAGGGATGTATTAATGAGGGCTCCACTTAGATAGGTCCTATGTTTAATACAAGCTGTTTCACAGTAATCATTATTATACCTTTGCTTCCCCACTGTGACAACTCAGAATgcctattattaaaaaaaacacctattCTTCTGTGTTATCCTTAAAAGAAAAGCTCCTGAATTTGTACACTGGCATCCTTTCATGAGTTACTAAACATTGCCCGTTTAATTTATCTGTTTATCTGACAGCATTCTGTCATTTAGAGACTCCTTGCTTAAACTGTAGCGTTCGTTCTCTCAAATCCACAACAATGACGGAGAGAGCCACAATACCTGCAAAAGACTTGTGTGAACAAGTACTGTCAGTAGCAATGCCAGTGAGGTGTAACCACACTTTGGAATATTCTTTCTGCCATTGTCACTAAGAGCAGGGTGTGTTTGTTGCACAATGCTGATCATAGGACTGCACACCGCTCCTCCCACAGACACTCAGAGATCTCTCATAGATGTTTCAAATATGCAAAATGTTACTATCTACATTATTGCTGTTTAAGGCATTCTCTAGTGAGCTGTGCATCTAACAGATGTACTAGAGACATGCACAGTGATAATGCTGTGACTGCACGCGCTCGCGTGCTGAAAGTCTTACATAAGGTCCAACCTAGTAAGAGTGCTGTCACAGCTTTTGTAGGTTAAGTGGCTAGGGTGTTCATTTAGCACAAACCCGACACCTTTGGATGCTGTCAGATTATTGGAAGGGATTGCATGTCTGAAAGGGGCTTATCGCGTTGTCCTTTAAGCTTTGTTACACTTGCTAACTCTTGTAACAATGGAAACTCATGCATTCTTGCAAATGAAACAATTCATCTAAAACTTGATAAAAGCTTTATTAGGAGGTCGGGATCAAATCCAGTCTAACATTTAATAATTTTTCCCCCCAccataagtttgcatatggggTCCTGGGAAAGAGGCAACATTCTACAATGAaacatgtttgtattttctttttctttttaaattggaGGTAAAGTAGAGGCAGCTGTTGAACTGTCCTTTTAAGACCAAATCACTTAAACACCCTCCGCCACAGATGTATGCTTATGTGGATGAATTGTATCCGCACCAGACACACTTCAGCATTCCTTTTTATTACAGTAGTTGTGTTGagatacgtgtgtgtgtg contains these protein-coding regions:
- the ptbp1a gene encoding polypyrimidine tract-binding protein 1a produces the protein MDGRLDADLYPLGSGYVPEIDSVHDISAGTKRGSDELFSSCISNGPYIMNSANGNDSKKFKGDVRSPGVPSRVVHVRKLPNDINEAEVIGLGLPFGKVTNLLMLKGKNQAFLELNSEECAQTMVSYYSSVTPVIRNHPIYMQYSTHKELKTDNSPNQVRAQAALQAVNALHGGGMGSVAISADAGSMAGAAAAQSPVLRVIVENLFYPVTLDVLHQIFSKFGTVLKIITFTKNNQFQALIQYADAMTAQHSKMSLDGQNIYNACCTLRISFSKLTSLNVKYNNDKSRDYTRPDLPTADSQPSIDHQAMAAAAFAAPGIISASPYGGAHAFPPTFAIQQAGLSVPGIPSALASLGVGHTGMAAAAAAASRLGLSGLAAAGGHNVLLVSNLNPESVTPHCLFILFGVYGDVMRVKILFNKKENALIQMSDGTQAQLAMSHLNGQRLHGRAMRVTLSKHTTVQLPREGHEDQGLTKDFSNSPLHRFKKPGSKNYSNIFPPSATLHLSNIPPSVVEDDLRRLFASSGATVKAFKFFQKDRKMALIQMGSVEEAIESLIEFHNHDLGENHHLRVSFSKSTI